The following proteins come from a genomic window of Miscanthus floridulus cultivar M001 chromosome 2, ASM1932011v1, whole genome shotgun sequence:
- the LOC136540178 gene encoding small polypeptide DEVIL 11-like, protein MEFYVDEKWKFSKKSRNNGSRRVPGAGGAGGGDSLLKRSSSMRDVPAIGRRGSGAAGAAAAAAGGCAPQPSFSSRCAGLVKEQRARFYIMRRCVTMLVCWKDCS, encoded by the coding sequence ATGGAGTTCTACGTGGACGAGAAGTGGAAGTTCTCCAAGAAGAGCCGGAACAACGGCAGCCGTCGCGTCCCGGGAGCCGGAGGAGCCGGCGGCGGGGACTCTCTGCTGAAGAGATCGTCCAGCATGAGGGACGTCCCGGCGATCGGCCGGCGCGGGAGCGGTGccgccggcgccgcggcggcggcggcgggcgggtgCGCGCCGCAGCCGTCGTTCTCGAGCCGGTGCGCGGGCCTGGTGAAGGAGCAGCGGGCGCGCTTCTACATCATGCGCCGCTGCGTGACCATGCTCGTCTGCTGGAAGGACTGCTCGTAG
- the LOC136540179 gene encoding tRNA (guanine(26)-N(2))-dimethyltransferase 1-like yields MAEVEDKLKDYEIKKEGEAEILLHKKNAVFYNPVQVHNRDMSIAVLRTFVAKRKEEHEALVDKRNTSLEKNKQSETSSQNGEDASTGQQDEMDVVCEKELNKAEDQIDDLSKEATKPSWKVTRELKPPLVLEALAATGLRSLRYAREVEGLGKVVALDNDKASVEDCKRNIKFNGASAASKVEAYLVDSRIHMLMHPKEFDVVDLDPYGSPSIFLDSAVQAVADGGLLMCTATDMAVLCGTNGEVCYSKYGSFPTKGKYCHEMALRILLASIESHANRYKRYIVPVLSVFMDFYIRVFVRVFTSASEIKNTPLKLSYIYQCVGCDSFHLQCLARTVPKKNNGVKHAPAIGPVVPQECSDCGKKFNIGGPIWSAPIHDQDWVVSTLTGVKLMKDRYPAYDKITSVLTTVSEELHDIPLFFSLHNIAGTVKCTSPSLVMFRSAVLNAGYQISSTHVNPLGVKSDAPWDVIWDIMRCWVKNHPIKEQPRDSPGTAILSKSPKLEAKFSRAVAALSKAQAKKIKRFLPNPERHWGPKVRAGRKITSKHLSLLGPEAINGALNGGDCHKEGNGAAPDNTAPEPEGIKDVENEPSNKRQKTSDGEPASEP; encoded by the exons ATGGCGGAAGTGGAGGACAAGCTCAAGGACTACGAGATAAAGAAGGAGGGAGAAGCAGAGATCCTCTTGCACAAGAAGAACGCCGTCTTCTATAATCCCGTGCAG GTTCACAACAGAGACATGTCCATTGCTGTTTTAAGGACCTTTGTTGCCAAGCGCAAGGAAGAACATGAAGCGCTGGTGGACAAGAGGAATACATCACTTGAAAAAAACAAACAGAGTGAAACATCCAGTCAAAATGGAGAGGATGCGTCAACTGGGCAGcaagatgaaatggatgttgTTTGTGAAAAGGAGCTAAATAAAGCTGAAGATCAAATTGATGATCTGTCAAAAGAAGCAACAAAACCTTCCTGGAAAGTAACCAGAGAGCTTAAGCCACCACTTGTCCTCGAG GCTTTAGCTGCTACTGGGTTGCGATCACTCCGGTATGCCCGTGAAGTTGAGGGCTTAGGAAAGGTAGTTGCTCTGGATAATGATAAAG CATCTGTCGAAGATTGCAAGCGAAACATAAAGTTCAATGGCGCTTCCGCTGCTAGTAAGGTGGAAGCTTACTTGGTTGATTCTCGAATTCACATGCTGATGCATCCAAAAGAATTTGATGTG GTTGATCTTGACCCTTATGGATCACCATCTATATTTCTCGACTCAGCTGTACAGGCTGTTGCTGATGGTGGTTTATTAATGTGCACTGCCACTGATATGGCAGTTCTTTGTGGTACCAATGGAGAAGTTTGTTACTCGAA GTATGGTTCATTCCCAACCAAGGGCAAGTATTGCCACGAAATGGCTTTGAGGATCCTCCTTGCCAGTATTGAG AGCCATGCAAATCGGTACAAGCGATATATTGTGCCTGTTCTCTCTGTGTTCATGGATTTTTATATCCGTGTTTTTGTTCGAGTATTCAC TTCTGCAAGTGAAATAAAGAATACACCTCTTAAACTTTCTTACATATATCAGTGTGTTGGCTGTGACTCTTTCCATCTTCAATGTCTTGCGAGGACTGTTCCGAAG AAGAATAATGGTGTGAAGCATGCACCTGCTATTGGACCTGTTGTTCCTCAAGAATGCAGTGATTGTGGAAAGAAATTTAATATAGGTGGGCCAATATGGTCAGCTCCTATTCATGATCAAGACTGGGTAGTTTCTACTTTGACAGGTGTTAAGTTGATGAAGGATAGATATCCTGCATATGATAAAATTACTTCAGTTCTGACTACTGTGTCAGAG GAGTTACATGACATTCCATTGTTTTTCAGTCTCCATAACATAGCTGGCACTGTTAAGTGCACATCTCCATCTTTGGTTATGTTTCGGTCTGCAGTTCTAAATGCAGGGTATCAGATCTCAAGCACCCATGTTAACCCACTTGGCGTTAAGTCTGATGCCCCTTGGGATGTTATTTGGGACATAATGCGCTGCTGG GTGAAGAATCATCCTATTAAGGAACAGCCCCGTGATTCGCCAGGCACGGCGATCCTTTCAAAATCACCAAAGCTAGAA GCAAAATTTTCAAGAGCAGTTGCTGCCCTCAGCAAGGCTCAGGCAAAGAAGATTAAACGATTCCTTCCAAACCCAGAACGGCACTGGGGTCCGAAGGTCAGAGCAGGCCGGAAGATCACGAGCAAACATCTCTCTCTGTTGGGCCCTGAGGCTATCAATGGCGCTCTGAATGGTGGTGACTGCCACAAAGAAGGAAACGGTGCTGCGCCAGATAATACAGCCCCAGAACCCGAGGGGATCAAAGACGTTGAGAATGAACCCTCAAACAAACGCCAAAAAACCAGCGACGGCGAACCAGCAAGCGAACCTTGA
- the LOC136533650 gene encoding uncharacterized protein isoform X1: MGAKVEREYAAAAANAEEAASTNQGTLILKGCSNSTEKVYTINSPRKKRKSQYELSDPKLLPLKCKFRKRLSCHEDESATTESLGYDGIFMNKTSGTDMVSIPEELDSCENTISLFGGCIEVDSKNGIQEQSLRKMFEIQTSASSSSSSIFLSEAFNSSHSSGTRETDSWVMHDIEHHHPDVMLKPHNDDLERIYNVLEQYDDLMEDELMAGDVFGSAAQIMDEKLYSNGVDDFQILSTGQTGYHSEKLTIDQEFEQYFSNLML, encoded by the exons ATGGGAGCAAAGGTGGAGAGGGAgtatgcggcggcggcggcgaatgcggAAGAGGCAGCTTCCACCAATCAGGGCACCCTCATCCTCAAAGGCTG TTCCAACAGCACGGAAAAAGTTTACACCATCAACAGTCCTCGTAAGAAAAGAAAATCACAGTATGAGCTGAGTGATCCAAAGTTGCTACCACTGAAATGCAAGTTTCGCAAACGGTTATCTTGCCACGAGGATGAGTCTGCAACCACAGAAAGTTTAGGATATGATGGCATCTTCATGAACAAGACCTCTGGGACGGACATGGTCAGCATACCTGAAGAATTGGACTCTTGTGAGAACACTATAAGCCTATTTGGTGGGTGCATTGAAGTGGACTCAAAAAATGGAATTCAGGAACAATCTTTGAGAAAAATGTTTGAGATCCAGACATCTGCATCCAGTAGCTCGAGCAGCATTTTTTTATCAGAGGCTTTTAATTCTTCCCATAGCAGCGGCACCAGAGAAACTGACAGCTGGGTTATGCACGATATAGAGCATCATCATCCGGATGTGATGCTGAAACCACATAATGACGACCTGGAAAGGATATACAATGTGCTTGAACAGTATGATGACCTAATGGAGGACGAACTAATGGCTGGCGATGTCTTTGGTTCTGCTGCTCAGATCATGGATGAAAAGCTTTATTCGAATGGCGTTGACGATTTTCAGATTTTGTCAACAGGCCAGACCGGCTATCACA GTGAGAAGCTAACCATCGATCAAGAATTTGAGCAGTATTTTTCGAACCTCATGCTGTAG
- the LOC136533650 gene encoding uncharacterized protein isoform X2 — MLTDDDCKIRCSNSTEKVYTINSPRKKRKSQYELSDPKLLPLKCKFRKRLSCHEDESATTESLGYDGIFMNKTSGTDMVSIPEELDSCENTISLFGGCIEVDSKNGIQEQSLRKMFEIQTSASSSSSSIFLSEAFNSSHSSGTRETDSWVMHDIEHHHPDVMLKPHNDDLERIYNVLEQYDDLMEDELMAGDVFGSAAQIMDEKLYSNGVDDFQILSTGQTGYHSEKLTIDQEFEQYFSNLML; from the exons ATGCTAACGGATGATGATTGCAAGATCAGATG TTCCAACAGCACGGAAAAAGTTTACACCATCAACAGTCCTCGTAAGAAAAGAAAATCACAGTATGAGCTGAGTGATCCAAAGTTGCTACCACTGAAATGCAAGTTTCGCAAACGGTTATCTTGCCACGAGGATGAGTCTGCAACCACAGAAAGTTTAGGATATGATGGCATCTTCATGAACAAGACCTCTGGGACGGACATGGTCAGCATACCTGAAGAATTGGACTCTTGTGAGAACACTATAAGCCTATTTGGTGGGTGCATTGAAGTGGACTCAAAAAATGGAATTCAGGAACAATCTTTGAGAAAAATGTTTGAGATCCAGACATCTGCATCCAGTAGCTCGAGCAGCATTTTTTTATCAGAGGCTTTTAATTCTTCCCATAGCAGCGGCACCAGAGAAACTGACAGCTGGGTTATGCACGATATAGAGCATCATCATCCGGATGTGATGCTGAAACCACATAATGACGACCTGGAAAGGATATACAATGTGCTTGAACAGTATGATGACCTAATGGAGGACGAACTAATGGCTGGCGATGTCTTTGGTTCTGCTGCTCAGATCATGGATGAAAAGCTTTATTCGAATGGCGTTGACGATTTTCAGATTTTGTCAACAGGCCAGACCGGCTATCACA GTGAGAAGCTAACCATCGATCAAGAATTTGAGCAGTATTTTTCGAACCTCATGCTGTAG